A single Flavobacterium sp. 1 DNA region contains:
- a CDS encoding DUF4268 domain-containing protein → MYSKEENQKLKHEFWVEFAQKYPRKWLLYDTKIKDFSFKFYVENTKAQVHIDIEMRNTELRIQYFEKLAALKNILEEEFVKDLVFEKNHTLENGKTISRIWVEKLNVSVSNRKYWDEIFDFFYEKMNAIEMFYLEYDEFIKNIEK, encoded by the coding sequence ATGTACAGCAAAGAAGAAAATCAAAAACTAAAACATGAATTTTGGGTCGAATTTGCTCAAAAGTATCCGAGAAAATGGCTTTTATACGACACTAAAATAAAAGATTTCTCTTTTAAGTTTTATGTAGAAAATACAAAAGCACAAGTGCATATCGATATAGAAATGAGAAATACAGAATTGCGTATACAATATTTTGAAAAACTAGCTGCTTTAAAAAATATACTCGAAGAAGAATTTGTCAAAGATTTGGTTTTTGAAAAAAATCACACTCTCGAAAACGGAAAAACCATTAGCCGTATTTGGGTCGAAAAATTAAATGTAAGCGTAAGCAACCGCAAATATTGGGATGAAATATTTGATTTTTTCTATGAAAAAATGAATGCTATAGAAATGTTTTATTTAGAATATGATGAATTTATAAAAAACATCGAGAAGTAA
- a CDS encoding lactonase family protein, with protein sequence MQVFNFQTKTQNVISGHQKSIITILFALFIGFNCYSQNTYVFVGSYNFNKEKKGIYVFKLDTVTGRLKKITTVKNVLNPSYLTLSPNGNYIYACTDTKTPNAGSVSSFEFKPQNKTLTFISSQKSGGENPVYLSVHKSGKWLVNANYTEGSVAVHSLTEDGKISPIVQSYSYSEGSIDKERQDRSHVHSSVFSPNCDFVFLPDLGADKIRCYQFDSLQKQPLQETPYPFTQTILGSGPRHFAFDPNGKYAYCVEEIAGFVSVYKYDNGRLDSIQRIPAHSDEITKGFSGSDIHVSPDGQFLYASNRGEENNIAIFSIASDGTLKTVGYQPTFGKTPRVFAIDSKGKFVIVANQSTGNVVVFKRDSVTGLLKKTGNEVKVKNASCVQIREYL encoded by the coding sequence TTGCAAGTATTTAATTTTCAAACTAAAACTCAAAATGTAATTTCAGGTCATCAGAAATCTATAATAACCATCCTATTTGCGTTATTTATAGGTTTCAATTGTTATTCACAAAACACTTATGTCTTTGTTGGTTCCTATAATTTTAATAAAGAAAAAAAAGGAATTTACGTTTTCAAATTAGATACTGTAACAGGCCGATTAAAGAAAATAACAACTGTTAAGAATGTTCTGAATCCATCCTATTTAACGCTGTCTCCAAACGGTAATTATATTTATGCCTGTACCGATACCAAAACGCCAAATGCAGGAAGCGTCAGCAGCTTTGAGTTTAAACCGCAAAATAAGACTTTGACATTTATCAGTAGTCAAAAAAGCGGTGGAGAAAACCCAGTCTATCTCTCTGTTCATAAAAGCGGAAAATGGCTTGTAAATGCTAATTATACCGAAGGAAGCGTCGCAGTTCATTCATTAACCGAAGACGGAAAAATAAGCCCAATTGTTCAAAGTTATTCTTATTCAGAAGGAAGTATTGATAAAGAACGACAAGACCGTTCGCATGTGCATTCCAGCGTATTTTCCCCTAATTGTGATTTTGTTTTTTTACCCGATTTAGGAGCAGATAAAATTCGTTGCTATCAATTTGACAGCCTCCAAAAACAACCGCTACAAGAGACTCCATATCCATTTACCCAAACAATATTAGGAAGCGGACCTAGACATTTTGCCTTCGATCCGAATGGGAAATATGCTTATTGCGTTGAAGAAATCGCTGGTTTTGTAAGTGTTTATAAATATGATAACGGCAGATTAGACAGTATTCAAAGAATTCCAGCTCATAGCGATGAAATTACAAAAGGCTTTAGTGGCAGTGACATTCACGTTTCTCCCGACGGTCAATTCTTGTATGCTTCCAATCGCGGTGAGGAAAACAACATTGCTATTTTTTCGATAGCAAGCGATGGAACATTAAAAACTGTTGGGTATCAACCTACTTTTGGGAAGACTCCAAGGGTATTTGCAATAGATTCCAAAGGCAAATTTGTTATAGTTGCCAATCAATCAACAGGAAATGTTGTGGTTTTTAAACGAGATTCAGTTACAGGATTATTAAAGAAAACAGGAAATGAAGTGAAGGTAAAAAATGCTTCCTGCGTTCAAATAAGAGAATATTTGTAA
- a CDS encoding aminoacyl-histidine dipeptidase, whose protein sequence is MSQEIRNLEPKALWNKFADLNAVPRPSKKEERVIEFMKDFGASLGLETFEDEIRNVIIRKPATPGMENRKALVLQGHLDMVHQKNSDTVFDFDTQGIDMYVDGDWVRARGTTLGADNGLGVATIMAILESKDIPHPAIEALFTIDEETGMTGALNLQGGILKGDILLNLDTEEDDEIGIGCAGGTDVTATAEYDEEETPEGSVAYSIKVKGLNGGHSGMDIHKGLGNANKIMNRLLFDGFDNFGLQISEINGGSLRNAIPRESTAKVIIASVYDEAFVFDMQQIVNEIKAEFQTTEPNLEVVFEKLDILPASVMPPIAQFYFVRAMYTAHNGVYRMSADFDNLVETSNNIAKVEVGGGNFSVQCLTRSSVESSKFDLANALRSAFELMGCEVEFSGSYPGWSPNPKSEILDVLVSVYEKQNGEKPNVAACHAGLECGILGTNYPDMDMISFGPTIHGAHSPDERASISSSQKYWKFVLEILKNIPLK, encoded by the coding sequence ATGAGCCAAGAGATAAGAAATCTAGAACCAAAAGCACTTTGGAATAAATTTGCCGATTTGAATGCAGTGCCACGCCCTTCCAAAAAAGAAGAACGTGTAATTGAGTTTATGAAAGATTTCGGTGCCAGTTTGGGATTAGAAACTTTTGAAGATGAAATCCGAAATGTGATTATCCGTAAACCTGCCACGCCGGGTATGGAAAACAGAAAAGCCTTGGTCTTACAAGGGCATTTGGATATGGTACATCAAAAAAACTCGGATACTGTTTTTGATTTTGATACTCAAGGAATCGATATGTATGTAGATGGGGATTGGGTTCGTGCTAGAGGAACTACTCTTGGTGCTGATAATGGTCTTGGTGTAGCTACTATTATGGCGATTTTAGAGAGCAAAGATATTCCGCATCCGGCGATTGAAGCTTTGTTTACGATTGATGAAGAAACAGGAATGACAGGGGCTTTGAATCTGCAGGGAGGAATTCTTAAAGGAGATATTTTATTGAATCTGGATACGGAAGAAGATGACGAAATAGGTATTGGATGTGCCGGAGGAACCGATGTTACCGCCACTGCCGAGTATGATGAAGAGGAAACTCCAGAAGGTTCTGTTGCTTATTCTATAAAGGTAAAAGGATTGAATGGCGGACATTCAGGAATGGATATTCACAAAGGTTTGGGGAATGCCAACAAAATTATGAACCGTTTATTATTTGATGGTTTTGATAATTTTGGACTGCAGATTTCTGAAATCAACGGAGGAAGTCTTCGTAATGCAATTCCGCGTGAAAGCACTGCTAAAGTTATTATCGCTTCCGTTTATGATGAAGCTTTTGTATTCGATATGCAACAAATTGTAAACGAAATCAAAGCAGAGTTTCAAACGACCGAGCCTAACTTGGAAGTGGTTTTTGAAAAATTAGATATACTTCCTGCATCGGTTATGCCTCCGATAGCTCAATTCTATTTTGTTCGTGCTATGTATACTGCACATAATGGTGTTTATAGAATGAGTGCTGATTTTGACAATCTGGTTGAAACATCTAATAATATTGCCAAAGTGGAAGTAGGAGGAGGTAACTTTTCTGTACAATGCTTAACGCGTTCTTCTGTAGAATCGTCCAAATTTGATTTGGCTAATGCCTTACGTTCTGCTTTTGAATTAATGGGCTGTGAAGTGGAATTTTCAGGATCTTATCCTGGCTGGTCACCAAATCCTAAGTCTGAAATATTGGATGTTTTGGTTTCTGTTTATGAGAAACAAAATGGAGAAAAACCAAATGTAGCCGCTTGTCATGCAGGATTGGAATGCGGAATTCTAGGGACAAACTATCCCGATATGGATATGATTTCTTTTGGTCCAACTATTCACGGGGCGCACTCTCCAGACGAAAGAGCAAGTATTTCGTCATCTCAAAAATATTGGAAATTTGTATTGGAAATTTTGAAAAATATTCCTTTGAAATAA
- a CDS encoding CoA pyrophosphatase, whose translation MDFQDFLQILPYLADVNLPGEEAHNIMVPEERLRILKSINFDEIKPKNAGVMMLFYPKAGETHLVLIVRNSYEGVHSSQIAFPGGKYEKEDTDFEQTALRETYEEIGVEPDKIHVLKAFTHLYIPPSNFMVYPFLGICLDEITFYPDSNEVAAIIELPLTAFLSESIVVNAKINTSYAKSIEVPVFKIDEHIVWGATAMMLSELKIVLNSVLKKSKF comes from the coding sequence ATGGATTTTCAAGATTTTTTACAAATTCTTCCTTATTTGGCTGATGTAAATCTTCCAGGTGAAGAGGCTCATAATATTATGGTGCCTGAAGAACGTCTTAGAATCCTAAAGAGTATAAATTTTGATGAAATAAAACCTAAAAATGCAGGTGTAATGATGCTGTTTTATCCTAAAGCAGGTGAAACACATTTGGTTCTCATAGTTAGAAATTCCTATGAGGGAGTTCATTCTTCTCAGATTGCTTTTCCAGGAGGGAAATATGAAAAAGAAGATACTGATTTTGAACAGACTGCATTGAGAGAAACTTATGAGGAAATCGGCGTCGAGCCAGATAAAATTCATGTTTTGAAAGCCTTTACTCATTTATATATTCCGCCTAGTAACTTTATGGTTTATCCTTTTCTGGGTATTTGTTTGGACGAAATTACTTTTTATCCGGACTCTAATGAGGTAGCAGCTATTATTGAATTACCACTAACTGCTTTTTTGAGCGAGTCTATTGTTGTAAATGCAAAAATTAATACTTCTTATGCTAAATCGATAGAGGTTCCAGTATTCAAAATTGATGAGCATATTGTTTGGGGAGCAACAGCTATGATGCTAAGCGAACTGAAAATTGTTTTGAATTCCGTTTTAAAAAAAAGCAAATTTTGA
- a CDS encoding DHCW motif cupin fold protein translates to MYTIPFQTIDWDQIEATEHKGTTGTAYWQSVILDGLRIRKVVYSDNYEADHWCQKGHIVHCLEGEFSSELENGETYKLTQGMTYIVSDDLSSHRSITANKVTLLIIDGVFLKPKEK, encoded by the coding sequence ATGTACACCATACCTTTTCAAACCATAGATTGGGATCAAATAGAAGCTACAGAACACAAAGGAACGACAGGAACGGCCTATTGGCAATCTGTAATATTAGATGGTCTTCGAATTCGAAAAGTAGTTTATTCAGATAATTACGAGGCTGACCATTGGTGTCAAAAAGGTCATATCGTACATTGTTTAGAAGGCGAATTTAGCAGTGAACTTGAAAATGGAGAAACTTATAAACTAACTCAAGGAATGACCTACATTGTTTCGGATGATTTGAGTTCACATCGTTCTATAACCGCAAACAAAGTCACATTATTAATTATCGACGGTGTTTTCTTAAAACCAAAAGAAAAATAG
- a CDS encoding RNA polymerase sigma factor, with amino-acid sequence MSENLEPSFVKQLQENQNIIHKICRLYTAGEDAHKDLFQEITIQLWKAFPKFRGESKFSTWAYRVALNTAITLYRKSKRSIATVEYEGRQHFTHDIEYNYEEEEQLKLMYKAVYQLNDIEKALVFMYLEDKDYTEISETLGISEVNARVKMNRIKGKLKKILNPLGV; translated from the coding sequence ATGAGTGAAAATCTAGAGCCTTCTTTTGTCAAACAACTGCAAGAAAACCAGAATATAATCCACAAGATTTGTCGATTGTATACTGCTGGTGAGGATGCTCATAAGGATTTGTTCCAGGAAATCACGATTCAGCTGTGGAAAGCTTTTCCGAAATTTAGAGGGGAAAGTAAATTTTCGACTTGGGCTTATCGAGTCGCCTTGAATACGGCAATTACTTTGTATCGAAAGAGCAAGCGCAGCATTGCAACTGTTGAGTATGAAGGGAGACAGCATTTTACGCATGACATAGAATATAATTATGAAGAAGAGGAGCAGTTGAAACTGATGTATAAGGCAGTTTATCAGCTGAATGATATTGAAAAAGCGTTAGTATTTATGTATTTGGAAGACAAGGATTATACTGAAATATCGGAAACTTTAGGGATTAGCGAAGTGAATGCAAGGGTAAAAATGAATCGGATAAAAGGGAAATTAAAAAAAATATTAAATCCATTAGGCGTATGA
- the nth gene encoding endonuclease III: MDLFGQTNDWDTKLTPILEKYKDRKHPLDYQNLYQLVVMVVLSAQDSDANINKIALKLFEIFPNIESLTVSNIDALIPYISKVRNFGTKASWLIEIAQTIQEDKNIPLTMENLTALKGIGRKSANVIMREARVPAEGIIADLHVIRVAPRIGLIPEYKDGNKVEKQLMQILPKKIWREIGMAISFLGREICRPQPKCEICPINQVCEYYKNLGK; this comes from the coding sequence ATGGATTTATTTGGACAAACAAATGATTGGGATACTAAATTAACTCCAATACTGGAAAAATATAAAGACCGAAAGCATCCGTTAGATTACCAAAACCTGTATCAACTGGTAGTTATGGTTGTTCTGTCTGCTCAAGATTCGGATGCCAATATCAATAAAATTGCACTGAAATTATTTGAAATCTTTCCCAACATAGAAAGTCTGACCGTTTCAAATATCGATGCATTAATACCATATATTTCCAAAGTTCGGAATTTTGGCACTAAAGCCAGCTGGTTAATTGAAATTGCGCAAACCATTCAAGAAGACAAAAACATTCCTCTCACAATGGAGAATTTAACCGCCTTAAAAGGAATCGGGCGAAAATCAGCCAATGTCATTATGCGGGAAGCAAGAGTTCCTGCCGAAGGAATTATAGCCGATTTACATGTGATCCGTGTAGCTCCCAGAATCGGATTAATCCCAGAATACAAAGACGGTAACAAAGTTGAAAAACAACTCATGCAGATTTTGCCAAAAAAGATTTGGCGAGAAATAGGGATGGCAATTTCGTTTCTGGGAAGGGAAATTTGTAGGCCACAACCTAAATGTGAAATATGTCCGATTAATCAGGTTTGTGAGTATTATAAAAATCTAGGGAAATAA
- a CDS encoding DUF3810 domain-containing protein — protein sequence MKRSYILPLFLLIQIIFLKIIRFFPESVEHFYSNGIYVSISKFSRIVLGKIPFSIGDCIYFILILFALKWFWKIRKSWKLNWRNNLLTVLSVLSVFYFFFHILWALNYYREPLFEKMSIERDYTDADLLAFTKKLIAKTNAIQSQITKNDSLKVVFPYSQSQVFEMNQNGYKNLSKEYDFFAYSHLSIKKSLFSLPLTYMGFGGYLNPFTNEAQVNYLGPMYSFPMTTNHEMAHQMGYASESECNFIGFMSSIKNDNLYFQYSGYSMALRYCLGNWQVRNENILKQLLKTVNPGILKNYKESEDFWKQYQTPIETGFHAFYDRFLKMNQQKDGMDSYSKFVNLMVNYYKVRPL from the coding sequence ATGAAACGCAGTTATATTCTCCCTTTATTTCTTCTGATCCAAATCATATTTCTTAAAATCATTCGGTTTTTTCCAGAATCTGTAGAACATTTTTACAGCAACGGGATTTATGTTTCTATTTCAAAATTTTCGAGAATTGTTTTGGGAAAAATTCCTTTTTCTATAGGCGATTGTATTTATTTTATTCTGATTTTATTCGCTTTAAAATGGTTTTGGAAAATTAGAAAATCTTGGAAGCTGAATTGGAGAAATAACCTCTTAACGGTTTTGAGTGTTCTTTCGGTGTTTTATTTCTTCTTTCACATCCTTTGGGCATTGAATTATTACCGTGAACCTTTGTTCGAAAAAATGAGTATTGAAAGAGATTATACCGATGCTGATTTATTGGCTTTTACCAAAAAACTAATTGCAAAAACGAATGCTATCCAAAGTCAAATCACCAAAAACGACAGCTTGAAAGTCGTTTTCCCTTATTCCCAAAGCCAGGTTTTTGAAATGAATCAAAATGGGTATAAAAACCTTTCCAAAGAATATGATTTTTTTGCCTACTCACATTTGAGTATTAAGAAATCTCTTTTCAGTTTGCCTTTAACTTATATGGGTTTTGGCGGTTATCTGAATCCATTTACCAATGAGGCGCAGGTTAATTATTTAGGACCGATGTACAGTTTTCCGATGACTACCAATCACGAAATGGCACATCAGATGGGATATGCGAGCGAGAGCGAATGTAATTTTATTGGTTTCATGTCTTCAATAAAAAATGATAATCTGTATTTTCAATATTCGGGATACAGTATGGCTTTGCGCTATTGTTTAGGAAATTGGCAAGTACGAAATGAAAACATATTGAAACAATTATTGAAAACCGTCAATCCTGGTATTTTGAAAAACTATAAAGAAAGTGAAGATTTTTGGAAGCAATATCAAACGCCGATTGAAACCGGTTTTCATGCTTTCTATGATCGCTTTTTGAAAATGAACCAGCAAAAAGACGGTATGGACAGTTACAGTAAGTTTGTGAATTTGATGGTGAATTATTATAAAGTTAGACCGCTATAA
- a CDS encoding 1-acyl-sn-glycerol-3-phosphate acyltransferase gives MGLFKRNPFGHILFIKKWLIRIFGFISHRRYRGFNELQIEGSEIIKNLPDANVLFISNHQTYFADVTAMFHVFNASLSGREDSIKNVWYMWNPKLNMYYVAAKETMRAGLLPRIMAYAGAISVERTWRAKGEDVKEKKDVNPNDTENIKIALEDGWVITFPQGTTKSFKPVRKGTAHIIKQHRPIVVPIVIDGFRRSFCKKGLYMKKKGILQSIVIKEPLVIDYDNDTIEEIVEMVEYAIEQHSSFLKVIPAEALKEQEELNKTRQWEY, from the coding sequence ATGGGATTATTTAAGCGAAATCCTTTTGGACACATACTATTTATAAAAAAATGGCTGATCAGAATTTTTGGATTTATTAGCCACAGACGTTACCGTGGTTTTAATGAACTGCAGATTGAGGGTTCTGAAATTATTAAAAATCTGCCTGATGCCAACGTACTTTTTATTTCCAACCATCAAACTTATTTTGCAGATGTAACTGCGATGTTTCATGTTTTCAACGCGAGTTTAAGCGGAAGAGAAGATTCTATAAAAAATGTATGGTACATGTGGAATCCAAAATTGAACATGTATTACGTAGCAGCAAAAGAAACGATGAGAGCGGGATTATTGCCTAGAATCATGGCGTATGCGGGTGCTATTTCTGTAGAGCGTACTTGGCGTGCAAAAGGAGAAGATGTAAAAGAGAAAAAAGATGTAAATCCCAATGATACTGAAAATATTAAAATAGCCTTAGAAGATGGTTGGGTTATAACCTTTCCTCAGGGAACAACCAAATCATTTAAGCCTGTTCGAAAAGGAACGGCACACATCATAAAACAGCATAGACCAATAGTTGTTCCGATTGTGATTGATGGTTTTCGGCGTTCGTTTTGCAAGAAAGGGTTATACATGAAAAAGAAAGGGATTCTACAATCGATTGTCATAAAAGAGCCTTTGGTTATTGATTATGACAACGATACCATTGAAGAAATTGTTGAAATGGTTGAATACGCCATAGAGCAGCATTCTTCTTTCCTCAAAGTAATTCCTGCAGAGGCTTTAAAAGAACAGGAGGAACTTAATAAAACTCGACAATGGGAATATTAA